The Staphylothermus marinus F1 genome has a segment encoding these proteins:
- the mvk gene encoding mevalonate kinase has protein sequence MICSAAPAKVILFGEHFVVKDKPAIVTAVNLYAKTCITELESEKHLLISKQLRLETDIDKDRVPEQLAQFKHIYEIINDKYGITRGFKAFIDSDIPVSSGMGSSAATAVSFTYSLLRFLGVEFELEDINNIAYEAEKLVHGKPSGIDNTVSTYGGIIYYKRGYMEKLNVKWPQNLSLVVVDSGIKRNTGKVVMDVLERYERHKEIMKHIYDAAEQLVNKARNLILSGRFYDLGELISINQGLLESIGVSIYETDKIIYAMIENGALGAKISGAGRGGIVYGLFMENNLNKAIHKLKNIGYKPIIVKPVEKGVIELQDSLMNIHY, from the coding sequence TTGATATGTAGCGCAGCACCTGCAAAAGTTATTTTGTTCGGGGAACACTTCGTTGTAAAGGATAAGCCAGCAATAGTTACAGCTGTGAATCTATATGCTAAAACATGTATTACGGAATTGGAGAGTGAAAAACATCTGCTTATCTCTAAGCAGCTCCGACTAGAAACTGACATTGATAAAGATCGTGTTCCTGAACAACTGGCACAATTCAAACATATATATGAAATCATTAATGACAAATATGGGATTACAAGGGGTTTTAAAGCGTTTATTGATTCCGATATACCCGTATCTTCCGGCATGGGATCGTCGGCAGCAACTGCAGTTTCCTTTACATATTCATTACTGAGATTCTTAGGGGTAGAATTCGAACTAGAGGATATAAATAATATAGCTTATGAAGCAGAAAAACTAGTTCACGGAAAACCTAGCGGTATAGATAATACTGTTTCAACATATGGTGGAATAATATATTATAAGAGAGGATATATGGAGAAACTAAATGTTAAATGGCCTCAAAACCTGTCATTAGTAGTTGTTGATTCGGGTATCAAGAGAAATACGGGAAAAGTTGTAATGGATGTCTTGGAGAGATATGAGAGACACAAAGAAATAATGAAGCACATATACGATGCAGCCGAACAACTTGTTAATAAAGCTAGGAATTTGATCTTATCTGGTCGTTTTTATGATTTAGGCGAGCTAATAAGTATAAACCAAGGATTACTAGAATCCATAGGAGTTTCTATATATGAGACAGACAAGATCATTTATGCTATGATTGAGAATGGTGCATTAGGAGCTAAAATTAGTGGTGCTGGTAGAGGAGGAATAGTTTACGGATTATTTATGGAAAACAACCTTAACAAAGCAATTCATAAATTAAAAAATATAGGTTACAAACCCATTATTGTGAAGCCCGTTGAGAAAGGCGTTATAGAACTTCAAGATTCACTAATGAATATACATTATTAA
- a CDS encoding magnesium transporter, whose translation MILSNDERYAMVSKKLLKQQFISLTINALGGFASSIFLGMYRFFIRENPWILAINPPLKDLNGNIYSSLLSRLNSGLYLGSIKPRLRDKVVISNILVVLSTLVMTSTIILFITWFLIGGDLLLIFEVALPAMIFVSIILYPFTSYSSIYLYRHGFEPESLMLPVIFLLADIITTPTLIGYSLLVLFNSIIRHIVFVIILLVTVFLAYISYMYKLRETFRTIGESQLVLIFCLFLDVGAGAFLARNIDLLVSYPFIILTVSVFNGLMGSLTSIYAIRQNVLYHIGLTSLKPDKKKLSYLPYMYVLSIYTSFLILMIGYALAYIITGGSVLSIGIAILISLVSSIVITPILWLLIQIFAYLSFKIGFDPDNVMSPILTSMIDIIGTIIYILTANLIISILMA comes from the coding sequence ATGATTTTGAGCAATGATGAAAGATACGCTATGGTTTCAAAAAAGCTTTTAAAACAACAGTTCATCAGCCTAACAATTAATGCTTTAGGCGGATTTGCTTCAAGCATATTTTTAGGCATGTACAGGTTCTTTATAAGAGAGAATCCATGGATTCTAGCAATTAATCCTCCATTGAAGGATCTTAATGGAAACATTTATTCAAGCTTATTATCTCGTTTAAACAGTGGATTATACCTTGGATCAATTAAACCTAGACTTAGAGATAAAGTAGTAATAAGTAATATATTAGTTGTGTTATCCACACTTGTCATGACAAGTACAATCATATTATTTATTACTTGGTTCCTTATTGGTGGTGATTTATTATTAATATTTGAAGTCGCTTTACCAGCAATGATTTTTGTATCAATCATACTGTACCCGTTCACATCTTATTCATCCATATATCTTTACCGTCATGGATTTGAGCCTGAAAGCTTAATGTTACCTGTGATCTTTCTGTTAGCAGATATTATTACTACACCGACACTTATTGGTTATTCATTATTGGTATTATTTAATAGTATTATTAGACACATAGTTTTCGTAATCATATTGTTGGTTACTGTGTTTTTAGCCTATATATCATACATGTATAAATTACGTGAAACTTTTAGAACTATAGGTGAGAGCCAATTAGTTCTTATTTTTTGCTTGTTCCTAGATGTTGGAGCAGGTGCTTTTCTAGCTAGAAATATTGATCTCCTAGTATCTTATCCCTTCATAATATTGACTGTGTCTGTTTTTAATGGATTAATGGGGTCTTTGACATCAATCTATGCAATAAGACAGAATGTTCTCTATCATATAGGCTTAACAAGTCTTAAGCCGGATAAGAAAAAGCTAAGCTATCTCCCTTACATGTATGTTTTGTCAATTTATACATCGTTTTTAATATTAATGATTGGTTATGCTCTAGCATATATTATAACTGGCGGCTCAGTATTGTCGATAGGTATCGCAATACTTATATCGCTAGTATCATCTATAGTTATAACACCTATTCTATGGCTTTTGATACAAATATTTGCTTATTTAAGCTTTAAAATAGGTTTTGATCCCGATAATGTTATGTCACCTATTCTAACCAGCATGATAGACATTATAGGCACAATCATATACATTTTAACCGCTAACTTGATTATTTCCATATTAATGGCTTAG
- a CDS encoding Mrp/NBP35 family ATP-binding protein produces MSYNISRSPTQQRTYTPIFKLINDARERLSKTKHKIIVLSGKGGVGKTFVSAMLSLALASEGYRVALFDADIHGSSIPTVLAMHGMRLYASENGIEPTPGPLGIKVVATNLMLDSPDLPIIWRGPLKSKAITELLAKVNWGENDFLIIDLPPGTGDEAITIVQTIKDLDGAIIVTAPSILSEVIVAKAINFVVNNGVKLLGIVENMSYFKCPKCGSVYYLLGKSTGEELAKKYNTKLLAKIPLDPYIGEALDRGVPYYIEYPDAEASKAIRELARKLIEIFQEKTPE; encoded by the coding sequence ATGAGCTACAATATTAGTCGATCTCCAACCCAACAGAGAACATATACTCCTATATTTAAGTTGATCAATGATGCTAGGGAGAGATTAAGCAAGACCAAACATAAAATAATAGTTTTAAGCGGGAAAGGAGGAGTAGGAAAAACATTCGTATCTGCAATGCTCAGCTTAGCACTAGCCTCTGAAGGGTATAGAGTGGCTTTATTTGATGCAGACATCCATGGTTCCTCGATACCTACTGTTCTCGCAATGCATGGTATGAGACTATATGCTAGTGAAAACGGTATAGAGCCAACTCCGGGTCCTTTAGGAATAAAAGTTGTAGCTACAAACTTAATGCTTGATTCCCCAGATTTACCGATCATATGGAGGGGGCCATTAAAATCTAAAGCTATAACAGAGTTATTGGCTAAGGTGAACTGGGGAGAAAACGATTTCTTAATAATCGATCTTCCCCCGGGAACAGGTGATGAAGCGATCACTATTGTTCAGACAATAAAAGATCTCGATGGAGCAATCATCGTTACAGCCCCAAGTATATTGTCCGAAGTAATTGTTGCTAAAGCAATAAATTTCGTAGTAAATAATGGAGTTAAATTGCTAGGTATTGTGGAGAATATGAGCTACTTTAAATGTCCTAAATGCGGATCAGTATACTATTTATTAGGGAAAAGCACAGGCGAAGAACTAGCTAAAAAATACAATACAAAACTTCTAGCGAAAATACCTTTAGACCCCTATATCGGCGAAGCACTAGATAGAGGTGTTCCATATTATATTGAATATCCTGATGCAGAAGCTTCAAAAGCAATTAGAGAGTTAGCAAGAAAGCTCATAGAAATTTTCCAAGAGAAGACTCCAGAGTAA
- a CDS encoding DUF7669 domain-containing protein, with protein sequence MANNLGNLSKKPNWMILKEAAEQLVKSGKKRFSRKELTKFAKTLDPTRPETSLDFEIDLVTVNSNSKDRYRDPDKLFLFRIARGRYTLYDPEIHGPLEKYLEEHRFIPTRKYLLAQIIEELKKIGYEAYENQYNRKPLAPDIIAKENNERIGVWVIDPAIDKPTQLKALAYALGSAILNKKFNRHIITMPIDLVSSIPPELKELLKKLRVEIVLLKEEKKYALIL encoded by the coding sequence TTGGCTAATAACCTGGGAAATCTCAGCAAGAAACCAAACTGGATGATACTTAAGGAAGCAGCAGAACAACTAGTCAAATCAGGCAAGAAAAGATTTAGTAGAAAAGAATTAACAAAATTCGCTAAAACACTTGATCCAACACGTCCTGAGACCAGTCTAGATTTCGAAATAGACTTAGTAACAGTTAATAGTAATAGTAAAGACCGGTATCGCGACCCAGATAAGCTCTTCCTCTTCAGAATTGCTAGGGGTAGATATACGCTTTACGACCCAGAAATACATGGACCATTAGAGAAGTATTTAGAAGAACATAGATTTATACCTACTAGAAAATATTTATTAGCACAAATAATTGAGGAGCTCAAGAAGATCGGGTATGAAGCTTATGAGAACCAGTATAATAGAAAACCATTAGCACCAGACATTATTGCTAAGGAAAACAATGAAAGAATAGGTGTATGGGTAATCGATCCAGCAATTGATAAACCTACACAGCTGAAAGCATTAGCATATGCTCTTGGCTCAGCAATTCTCAACAAGAAGTTTAATAGACACATAATAACTATGCCTATTGATTTAGTATCAAGTATTCCACCTGAGCTTAAAGAATTATTGAAGAAACTCAGAGTTGAGATAGTATTATTGAAGGAGGAGAAGAAGTATGCTCTTATCCTATAA
- a CDS encoding STT3 domain-containing protein: MSKTFYKMADKIYLWFDKRPNAGKALTYLVLLLIIAFGIYVRGLPAINYGLELHANDPWIEYWQANYTYTHGLLSWYTLTKQNPDTHLFWYPWGRDFTRSSYPGLPLWTALTYPLVKPFGLTIKDWIVLQPLLFAVIAFITIFLAAKELTGGNIFAGLFAALMYAVVPAASDRNIVGFVEKEGIALGFIFLFVYFYAKLVKNINNKGGGETAKIKYAVLASLSMAVVGWFWGGYSYLLGSFILFLMLYPLFAPKEITLDFIKYNILVVILSLLFVSLSPSIIFHLGLYPFRLHGLATLMLGLLLLPVLFYLFHNGYKHLHLKKPLIGTWHYFGILVIVVITGLALISVGVINIGARYAWALGLHFVKAPPLVRSVEEHQPAIEAAGILGVLHSWGTGVYWLFFVSPLFLAFFGALYLLYKGGADRIYVAIGFLIAFYAYFNAAYFEALAASYGLLVAGVFAGYLWSKVVPTRREVNEWKRGRARIKTDSGFRIIAGVLVILLFINLGFSGYNIYTQYDHMIYSIMSGGAPINARTDAWYQTLDFLRTNTSKDSLIVAWWDYGYWISVGAHRATVADGATLNSTQISLLAKILTAKNSSEAVELLKKLKAPANKTYILVFDVFQFLPQQENSYLVYPVKAGLIIGLVDIPKSRWMIEIGGRDMSQYFYLYRDPNGGIVLAPRFDEPDTLPLIYKILVDSILYLNIQDKNHTYYFAWYTGSPTTLSYELQSRLSRYGLNIKYEIDAYQTKTLTLADRPLANDPYIKPYMVIAKPFYGITLRSGGTLVEVISIYQVTMPDTTRS, from the coding sequence ATGAGCAAAACATTTTATAAAATGGCCGATAAGATCTATTTATGGTTTGATAAAAGACCTAATGCAGGTAAGGCATTAACATATCTTGTCCTATTATTGATTATTGCTTTTGGTATATATGTGCGTGGATTACCAGCTATAAATTATGGGTTGGAGCTACATGCTAATGATCCGTGGATTGAGTATTGGCAAGCAAACTATACATATACGCATGGCTTATTATCATGGTATACTTTAACAAAGCAGAATCCTGACACACATTTATTCTGGTATCCATGGGGCAGAGACTTCACTAGATCAAGCTATCCAGGCCTCCCGTTATGGACTGCTTTAACTTATCCTCTTGTTAAACCATTTGGCTTAACGATTAAGGACTGGATAGTTCTACAACCATTATTATTCGCAGTAATAGCTTTCATTACTATATTCTTGGCGGCTAAAGAACTTACTGGAGGAAATATTTTTGCCGGGCTCTTTGCTGCTTTAATGTATGCTGTAGTCCCTGCTGCTAGTGATAGAAATATTGTTGGTTTCGTTGAGAAAGAGGGTATAGCTTTAGGCTTTATATTCTTATTTGTATACTTCTATGCTAAGTTGGTTAAGAATATTAATAATAAGGGAGGAGGGGAGACTGCTAAGATAAAATATGCTGTTCTAGCAAGTCTTTCAATGGCTGTTGTTGGATGGTTCTGGGGTGGATACAGCTATTTGCTTGGAAGCTTTATTTTATTCCTTATGTTGTATCCATTATTTGCTCCTAAAGAGATAACTTTAGATTTTATAAAGTATAATATACTTGTGGTGATTCTCTCACTATTATTTGTCAGCTTATCTCCTTCAATAATATTTCATCTAGGACTATATCCGTTTAGACTGCATGGATTAGCAACGTTAATGCTTGGACTATTATTATTACCTGTACTATTCTATTTATTCCATAACGGTTACAAGCATTTACACCTCAAGAAGCCATTGATCGGGACATGGCATTATTTTGGAATACTAGTGATCGTGGTGATCACTGGTTTAGCCCTCATCTCCGTGGGAGTAATCAATATTGGTGCTAGATATGCATGGGCTCTAGGCTTACACTTTGTTAAGGCTCCACCCTTGGTTAGAAGTGTCGAAGAGCATCAGCCGGCTATTGAGGCTGCTGGAATACTCGGAGTACTTCATTCATGGGGTACAGGGGTCTACTGGTTATTCTTTGTTTCGCCACTATTCCTAGCGTTTTTCGGGGCTTTATACTTATTGTATAAGGGAGGAGCTGATCGAATATATGTTGCCATCGGTTTCTTGATTGCATTCTATGCGTATTTCAACGCTGCTTACTTCGAAGCTTTAGCAGCATCTTATGGATTATTGGTTGCAGGAGTATTTGCAGGATATTTGTGGAGTAAAGTGGTTCCCACGAGACGGGAAGTTAATGAGTGGAAGAGGGGGAGGGCTAGGATTAAGACTGATTCAGGGTTTAGAATAATTGCTGGAGTATTAGTTATTCTATTATTTATTAATCTTGGATTCAGCGGCTATAATATTTATACGCAATATGATCATATGATATACTCTATAATGAGTGGAGGAGCACCAATTAATGCACGGACAGATGCATGGTATCAAACACTAGATTTCCTAAGAACAAATACTAGTAAGGACTCATTAATTGTTGCTTGGTGGGATTATGGATACTGGATAAGCGTGGGTGCACATAGAGCAACAGTTGCGGATGGTGCAACCCTTAACTCTACACAGATCTCATTATTAGCAAAAATATTAACAGCAAAGAACTCCTCTGAAGCAGTAGAGCTTTTGAAGAAACTAAAAGCACCAGCAAACAAAACATATATTCTAGTATTCGATGTTTTCCAGTTCCTGCCTCAGCAGGAGAATTCTTATCTAGTATATCCTGTAAAAGCCGGGCTTATCATTGGATTAGTAGATATTCCTAAGAGCAGGTGGATGATAGAGATTGGAGGTAGAGATATGAGCCAATACTTCTACCTCTACAGAGATCCAAACGGCGGTATAGTTCTTGCACCCAGATTTGACGAACCAGATACACTACCATTAATATATAAGATCCTAGTAGACAGTATACTCTACCTAAACATTCAGGACAAGAACCATACATATTACTTTGCATGGTATACTGGTTCACCCACTACTTTAAGCTATGAGCTTCAAAGCAGGCTTAGCAGGTATGGATTAAATATAAAGTATGAAATAGACGCTTATCAAACTAAGACATTGACATTGGCAGATAGGCCGCTTGCCAATGATCCTTACATCAAGCCGTATATGGTGATCGCTAAGCCATTCTATGGTATAACACTTAGAAGCGGCGGAACACTTGTAGAGGTAATAAGTATTTATCAAGTAACAATGCCAGATACGACGAGAAGCTAA
- the argF gene encoding ornithine carbamoyltransferase, with product MVTSLKGRDFLTLADYSREELLFVLETAKHLKQRYLAGERVIPLLPGRHLAMIFEKSSTRTRISFETAMRELGGDALYLGWKELQLGRGETIEDTARVVSRYVDGIMARVYEHEKLEKLAQYSRVPVINGLSDLLHPAQALTDIYTIMEKKGSDLSKLKIVFIGDGGDNVLHSLMLGIGILGGKIIISSPKGYDPDPRIIKLFEEKAVPNGGEYEIIRDPYEAVRDADVVYTDVWVSMGQEAEKEKRIKDLEPYRVTVELMKHAKSDAVFMHCLPAHRGQEVVDEVIDGKWSIVWDQAENRKHVQKAILALIIP from the coding sequence ATGGTTACAAGCCTTAAAGGGAGAGACTTCTTAACATTAGCGGATTATTCCCGCGAAGAATTATTATTTGTTCTTGAGACAGCTAAGCATCTTAAACAAAGATACTTAGCAGGCGAAAGAGTAATTCCTCTACTTCCAGGTCGACATCTAGCAATGATTTTTGAAAAATCAAGCACGAGGACGAGGATAAGTTTTGAGACAGCTATGAGGGAGCTTGGAGGAGACGCTTTATATCTTGGCTGGAAAGAATTACAGCTAGGAAGAGGGGAAACTATTGAGGATACAGCTCGTGTAGTATCTAGATATGTTGACGGTATTATGGCGCGAGTTTATGAGCATGAGAAACTTGAAAAGCTTGCACAATATAGTCGTGTACCAGTAATTAATGGATTAAGCGATCTACTGCATCCAGCACAGGCATTAACAGATATTTATACTATTATGGAGAAGAAAGGATCTGATCTAAGTAAATTAAAAATAGTATTCATAGGAGATGGAGGCGACAATGTCCTACACAGCTTAATGCTTGGAATAGGGATTCTAGGGGGCAAGATAATTATATCTTCTCCGAAAGGATACGATCCTGATCCAAGGATTATTAAATTATTCGAGGAAAAAGCCGTACCTAATGGTGGAGAGTACGAGATAATACGTGATCCCTATGAAGCAGTTAGAGATGCTGATGTAGTGTACACCGATGTATGGGTTAGTATGGGGCAGGAGGCTGAAAAAGAGAAGAGGATAAAAGATCTGGAACCATATCGAGTAACAGTTGAGTTAATGAAACATGCTAAGTCGGATGCTGTATTTATGCATTGCCTACCAGCACATAGAGGGCAGGAAGTTGTCGATGAAGTAATTGATGGTAAATGGAGTATTGTTTGGGATCAAGCAGAGAATCGTAAACACGTACAAAAGGCCATTCTTGCGCTTATTATTCCATAG
- a CDS encoding MFS transporter produces the protein MSGEGKQYLKKNILALSTTSLLTDISSESVYAVLPFYIQSLGYGKEVVGLVEGAGELVASIFKYLSGFIANKIHKYKLLTLIGYSLSNFIKPFFAITRSSLGILLIKVLDRTGKGIRTSPRDTLLAASASSEYRGRAFGLHRALDTVGGTIGPLLAIFLLLFFGYIGVFIFSIIPGLPAILILLFFVEEVGVKKNVSKKSGLSQTGMNPYFWLFIATVAVSGLAGYTQAYLLLRAKEIGWSEGFSILFLVIANIVYASLAYPIGFISDVKGFDKLYPLVFVLQFTGSIIIVLFTYSYIAIVFFIIYGIYMAFHDTLIRIVTSFYVKRSVRAKAYGYMHGTYGLSALIGYYILGKIYDSMGYAYAFTYSAIVAVIGFILSLILIYKTKHVVGGI, from the coding sequence ATGTCGGGTGAAGGTAAACAGTATTTAAAGAAAAATATTTTAGCACTAAGTACTACAAGTCTTTTAACCGATATATCTAGTGAGTCTGTTTATGCTGTTTTACCATTCTATATTCAAAGCCTAGGTTATGGAAAAGAAGTTGTAGGTCTAGTGGAAGGGGCTGGAGAGCTTGTTGCTAGCATATTTAAGTATTTAAGTGGATTCATTGCTAATAAAATACACAAATATAAGTTATTGACTCTGATTGGTTATTCCTTATCTAACTTTATCAAGCCATTTTTCGCTATTACTCGTAGCTCGTTAGGCATCTTGTTAATTAAAGTATTAGATAGAACAGGCAAAGGTATAAGGACTTCTCCTAGAGACACATTGCTTGCAGCAAGTGCTAGTTCAGAATATAGAGGGAGAGCATTTGGTCTTCATAGAGCACTTGATACTGTTGGTGGAACTATTGGTCCTTTACTAGCTATATTTCTGTTATTATTTTTTGGATACATAGGTGTTTTCATATTCAGTATAATACCTGGATTACCTGCTATTCTAATATTGTTGTTTTTCGTTGAAGAAGTAGGTGTAAAAAAGAATGTTTCTAAGAAATCTGGGCTTTCACAGACAGGTATGAATCCATATTTCTGGTTATTCATAGCTACTGTTGCTGTTAGTGGTTTAGCGGGATATACTCAAGCATATTTATTATTACGAGCTAAGGAGATTGGTTGGAGTGAGGGGTTCTCTATATTGTTTCTAGTCATTGCTAATATAGTTTATGCATCACTAGCTTATCCAATAGGGTTTATTAGCGATGTTAAAGGATTTGATAAGTTATATCCATTAGTGTTTGTTTTACAGTTTACAGGATCAATTATTATAGTATTGTTTACGTATAGCTATATTGCTATAGTCTTTTTCATCATATATGGTATATACATGGCTTTCCACGACACTCTTATAAGGATTGTCACGAGTTTCTATGTTAAGAGGAGTGTTAGAGCTAAAGCATATGGATATATGCATGGAACATATGGGTTATCAGCTCTCATTGGATACTATATTCTAGGCAAAATATATGATTCAATGGGATACGCATATGCTTTTACATATTCTGCTATAGTAGCAGTTATAGGATTTATTTTGTCATTAATATTAATATATAAGACAAAACATGTAGTTGGCGGGATCTAA
- a CDS encoding ornithine carbamoyltransferase: protein MSEPWFLGYLEGKHWLTNVDYNIDTIFKVLQAAKELKEMYHKGVRKVNWLDGKTLYLLFYNKSLRTRNSFQTGIYQLGGQGIYIAADQVYRPTLPEDMVPYQTEAIRDVSRVLSRYGSGIAIRIYGDAAKWIIGRGHKIIQEFAKWASIPVLNMEDDIYHPFQALADAQAALEALGWPKDLRGKKFVVSYAYSGGLKPLAVPQSVALIAAMLGADVYIAHPPGFELLDDVLAKVKQYTEHWGSEFKVVHDMDEAFEGATFVYPKAWSPKGFFPPFNNVVDKEGAKAYQAKFKDWIVTMERLEKAGKPFYMHCGPADRGQEVTDEVLDSYEKSLYFEEAENRLHVQKAVMAMVMGSKK from the coding sequence ATGAGTGAACCTTGGTTCCTAGGATATCTGGAAGGAAAACATTGGCTAACAAATGTCGACTATAATATAGACACAATATTCAAGGTACTACAAGCAGCGAAAGAGCTGAAGGAAATGTATCATAAAGGCGTAAGGAAAGTTAACTGGTTAGATGGGAAGACATTGTATCTACTATTCTACAACAAGAGTCTCCGTACAAGAAACAGTTTCCAAACAGGAATCTATCAGTTAGGTGGTCAAGGCATCTATATAGCTGCAGACCAAGTATATAGACCAACACTTCCAGAAGACATGGTACCATATCAGACAGAAGCAATACGTGACGTATCACGAGTTCTAAGCAGGTATGGTAGTGGAATAGCTATACGTATCTATGGAGACGCTGCTAAATGGATTATTGGACGTGGACACAAGATTATACAGGAATTTGCTAAGTGGGCAAGTATACCAGTACTTAATATGGAGGACGATATCTATCACCCATTCCAGGCATTAGCCGATGCACAAGCAGCTCTAGAAGCACTTGGATGGCCCAAGGATCTAAGAGGAAAGAAATTCGTTGTCAGCTATGCATATAGTGGTGGGTTAAAACCATTAGCAGTTCCACAGAGTGTAGCATTAATAGCTGCTATGCTGGGAGCAGACGTTTATATTGCTCATCCACCAGGTTTTGAATTATTAGATGACGTACTAGCAAAGGTTAAACAATACACTGAGCACTGGGGTAGTGAGTTCAAGGTAGTACATGATATGGATGAAGCATTCGAAGGAGCAACCTTCGTGTATCCAAAGGCTTGGAGCCCGAAAGGATTCTTCCCACCATTCAACAACGTAGTTGATAAGGAGGGTGCTAAAGCGTATCAAGCAAAGTTTAAAGACTGGATAGTAACTATGGAGAGACTCGAAAAAGCCGGCAAACCTTTCTACATGCACTGTGGACCAGCAGACCGTGGACAAGAAGTTACAGATGAAGTACTAGACAGCTATGAGAAGAGCCTATACTTTGAAGAAGCTGAGAACCGTCTGCATGTACAGAAAGCTGTAATGGCCATGGTAATGGGTAGTAAGAAGTAA